In a genomic window of Meiothermus sp. QL-1:
- a CDS encoding carbohydrate kinase family protein: protein MTEPKPLVALGDLTWDVLAKPDTLLLPGGDTTGRVLLMGGGSAANVAVWAARVGYPSAFVGAVGRDRFGEFAVQELEAEGVSPHIAWKAHTPTGVILVLIDAAGQRSMLTSLGADFRLEPEDLPLPLIQRGGHLHLTAWSFFTDPPRQAALRAAEVAREAGLSLSFDPASFQMIREMGREEFRRATQELRLDFVFPNLEEGQALTGARKPEEVLFALQELYPGAMILLKLAAEGALILHRGRLIPLQATQDRAVDATGAGDSFGGAFLGHYLRSKDPLAAGRLAVQVAGWVIARFGARPPVDGELQSRLERFAFQCPPKGPPGS, encoded by the coding sequence ATGACCGAGCCCAAACCCCTGGTGGCCCTGGGCGACCTCACCTGGGACGTGCTGGCCAAACCCGATACCCTGCTGCTCCCGGGGGGCGATACCACCGGCCGGGTTTTGCTGATGGGTGGGGGAAGCGCGGCCAATGTGGCCGTTTGGGCGGCCCGGGTAGGCTACCCGAGCGCTTTTGTGGGGGCAGTGGGCCGCGACCGCTTTGGCGAGTTCGCTGTGCAGGAGCTCGAGGCCGAAGGAGTAAGCCCCCACATCGCCTGGAAGGCCCACACCCCCACCGGGGTCATCCTGGTGCTGATCGACGCGGCGGGTCAGCGCTCCATGCTCACCTCCTTAGGGGCCGATTTTCGCCTGGAGCCTGAGGATCTGCCCCTCCCGCTAATCCAGCGAGGTGGTCACCTGCACCTCACCGCCTGGTCCTTCTTCACCGACCCACCCCGCCAAGCTGCCCTAAGGGCAGCAGAGGTTGCGCGGGAGGCAGGCCTTAGCCTCTCCTTTGACCCGGCCTCCTTCCAGATGATTCGGGAGATGGGCCGAGAGGAGTTCCGCCGCGCTACCCAGGAGCTGCGGTTGGATTTCGTCTTCCCCAACCTGGAGGAGGGTCAGGCGCTGACTGGGGCCCGCAAACCCGAGGAGGTGCTCTTTGCCCTGCAGGAACTCTATCCAGGGGCCATGATTCTCCTCAAACTCGCCGCCGAGGGAGCTCTTATCCTTCACCGGGGCCGGCTTATCCCGCTCCAGGCCACCCAGGACCGGGCGGTGGACGCTACCGGCGCTGGAGACTCCTTTGGAGGGGCCTTCCTGGGCCACTACTTGCGCTCCAAAGACCCCTTGGCGGCAGGGCGGCTGGCGGTGCAGGTGGCGGGGTGGGTCATCGCCCGCTTTGGAGCGCGCCCCCCCGTGGATGGCGAACTTCAGTCTCGCTTGGAACGTTTTGCCTTCCAATGCCCGCCAAAGGGCCCACCTGGGTCTTGA
- a CDS encoding bifunctional (p)ppGpp synthetase/guanosine-3',5'-bis(diphosphate) 3'-pyrophosphohydrolase yields the protein MSQHTPEAVFFEPLAVEALWPQLEPHLYYLPEEARAQVRKALEFAHQAHQGQRRRSGEPYITHPVAVAQILAELRLDAETLMAGLLHDTIEDTETKPEEIEERFGAGVRRIVEGETKVSKLYKLAHAAQDKPAEEKHAEDLRQMFIAMAEDVRIIIVKLADRLHNLRTLEFMPPEKQQRIARETLEIYAPLAHRLGIGQVKLELEDLSFRYLEPEAFASLEARLKSHRAEREAAVQTAREKLEQALLRDFVLRQSVERLEVTGRTKHLYSIWKKMQREGKALEQIYDLLALRVVLEPKKGPDAEENALREKQVCYHVLGLVHALWQPIPGRVKDYIAVPKPNGYQSLHTTVIAVNGLPLEVQIRTKEMHQVAEFGIAAHWLYKEGLTDPEELRRRVSWLKNIQDWQQEYSSSRDFVEAVTKELLGGRVFVFTPKGKIINLPKGSTPVDFAYHIHTEVGHHMVGAKVNGRIVPLSYELQNGEIVEILTAKTAHPSKDWMEYAKTRSAKQKIRMFFRAFERAETLEKGMRMLEKYFKRRGLPKPLESQLEEVGRKLVKSPAPEDLYAAIAAGRVAPQQVARLLLPKAEPPPPKPKPPKNGLGIRLEADLQAPIHLASCCGPAKGDAILGYITRGRGVSIHKAGCPNMRRLMEQEAGRVVPAYWEGLSRVMQLEVLADDRAGLLRDVMDAIASLGKSAMGVTSSPTSPLSSLFRISTRVDLSEAEQRLLDERLRCVPSVRSVRWSQVL from the coding sequence ATGTCCCAGCATACCCCCGAAGCAGTCTTTTTCGAGCCCCTGGCTGTGGAAGCCCTCTGGCCCCAGCTCGAGCCCCACCTGTACTACCTTCCAGAGGAAGCCCGGGCCCAGGTGCGCAAGGCCCTCGAGTTCGCCCATCAGGCCCACCAGGGGCAAAGGCGCAGGAGCGGGGAACCCTACATCACCCACCCGGTAGCGGTGGCCCAAATTCTGGCCGAACTCCGGCTTGACGCCGAAACCCTGATGGCCGGGCTGCTGCACGACACCATCGAGGACACCGAGACCAAGCCCGAAGAGATCGAGGAGCGTTTTGGAGCTGGGGTGCGCCGGATTGTGGAGGGCGAGACCAAGGTCTCCAAGCTCTACAAGCTGGCCCACGCCGCCCAGGACAAGCCTGCGGAGGAAAAGCACGCCGAGGACCTGCGGCAGATGTTCATCGCGATGGCCGAGGACGTGCGAATCATCATCGTGAAGCTGGCGGACCGGCTGCACAACCTGCGCACGCTGGAGTTCATGCCCCCCGAAAAACAACAGCGCATTGCCCGGGAGACCCTGGAAATCTACGCCCCGCTGGCCCACCGCCTGGGAATTGGGCAGGTCAAGCTCGAGCTGGAGGACCTCTCCTTCCGCTATTTGGAGCCCGAGGCCTTCGCCAGCCTGGAGGCCCGGCTCAAAAGCCACCGGGCCGAGCGGGAAGCGGCAGTACAGACCGCCAGGGAAAAGCTGGAGCAGGCCCTTTTGCGCGACTTCGTCCTGCGCCAGTCGGTCGAGCGGCTCGAGGTCACCGGCCGCACCAAGCACCTCTACTCAATATGGAAGAAGATGCAGCGCGAGGGGAAGGCGCTGGAGCAGATCTACGACCTGCTGGCTCTTCGGGTGGTGCTGGAACCCAAAAAGGGCCCCGATGCCGAGGAGAACGCCCTCAGGGAGAAGCAGGTCTGCTACCACGTCCTGGGGCTGGTGCACGCGCTTTGGCAGCCTATTCCGGGAAGGGTCAAGGACTACATCGCGGTGCCCAAGCCCAACGGCTACCAGTCGCTGCACACCACGGTAATCGCCGTCAACGGCCTGCCGCTGGAGGTGCAGATTCGCACCAAGGAGATGCACCAGGTGGCCGAGTTCGGCATTGCCGCCCACTGGCTCTACAAGGAGGGCCTTACCGACCCCGAGGAGCTCAGGCGGCGGGTGAGCTGGCTCAAGAACATCCAGGACTGGCAGCAGGAGTACAGCAGCTCGCGCGACTTCGTGGAGGCTGTGACCAAGGAGCTTCTGGGGGGACGGGTATTCGTCTTCACCCCCAAAGGCAAGATCATCAACCTGCCCAAGGGCTCCACCCCGGTGGACTTCGCCTACCACATCCACACCGAGGTGGGCCACCACATGGTGGGGGCTAAGGTCAACGGGCGGATTGTACCCCTCTCCTACGAGCTGCAAAACGGCGAGATAGTGGAGATTCTCACCGCCAAGACCGCCCACCCCTCCAAGGACTGGATGGAGTACGCCAAGACCCGCTCGGCCAAGCAGAAGATACGCATGTTCTTCCGCGCTTTTGAGCGGGCCGAGACCCTGGAGAAGGGCATGCGGATGCTGGAAAAGTACTTCAAGCGGCGAGGGTTGCCCAAGCCCCTGGAAAGCCAGCTCGAGGAGGTAGGGCGCAAGCTGGTCAAAAGCCCGGCCCCGGAAGACCTCTACGCCGCCATCGCGGCCGGGCGGGTGGCCCCCCAGCAGGTGGCCCGGCTGCTTTTGCCCAAGGCCGAGCCCCCCCCACCTAAGCCCAAACCGCCGAAGAATGGGCTGGGAATCCGCCTCGAGGCCGACCTGCAGGCCCCCATCCACCTGGCGAGCTGCTGTGGGCCAGCCAAAGGAGACGCCATACTGGGCTACATCACCCGGGGGCGGGGGGTGAGCATCCACAAAGCGGGCTGCCCCAACATGCGCCGACTGATGGAACAAGAGGCCGGCCGGGTGGTGCCGGCCTACTGGGAAGGCCTGAGCCGGGTGATGCAGCTCGAGGTGCTGGCCGATGACCGGGCCGGGCTGCTGCGGGATGTGATGGACGCAATTGCCTCGCTGGGCAAAAGCGCCATGGGGGTGACCTCGAGCCCCACCTCCCCCCTTTCCTCCCTCTTCCGCATCAGCACCCGGGTAGACCTCAGCGAGGCTGAACAACGGCTTTTAGACGAGCGGCTGCGCTGCGTGCCCAGCGTTCGCAGCGTGCGTTGGTCGCAGGTGCTTTAG
- a CDS encoding DUF92 domain-containing protein, giving the protein MSLWLALAVAFGVGLLAERLGWLRPKAAWAAALVGGIPLGEGGVPAAMAVLYLVGLGSLASRWNPKSRDRQGRTAAQVLANGLPAALGLLAGSPAFFLAALAAAAADTLATEVGSRARWAWHPLKGRVEAGTNAALSGLGSLALLGGALLYTPWALWLGVSPLAVVLGGVAGALADSLLGLGEERFRWWGNNLTNLLATTLGGGVGFLIDS; this is encoded by the coding sequence ATGAGCCTTTGGCTGGCCCTGGCCGTGGCCTTCGGGGTGGGCCTCCTGGCCGAACGCCTGGGCTGGCTTAGGCCCAAAGCGGCCTGGGCCGCGGCCCTGGTAGGGGGCATCCCCCTTGGGGAGGGCGGAGTCCCAGCCGCTATGGCCGTGCTCTACCTGGTGGGGCTGGGCAGCCTGGCCAGTCGCTGGAATCCCAAAAGCCGCGACCGCCAGGGGCGGACCGCCGCCCAAGTGCTGGCCAACGGCCTTCCCGCGGCCCTGGGCCTGCTGGCCGGCTCGCCGGCCTTTTTCCTGGCTGCCCTGGCCGCAGCCGCTGCCGACACGCTGGCCACCGAGGTGGGCAGCCGCGCCCGCTGGGCCTGGCACCCCCTGAAAGGCCGGGTAGAGGCCGGCACCAACGCCGCCCTGAGCGGCCTGGGCAGCCTGGCCCTGCTTGGGGGAGCTTTGCTGTACACGCCCTGGGCCCTATGGCTGGGGGTCTCTCCCCTGGCGGTGGTGCTGGGCGGGGTGGCCGGCGCCCTGGCCGATAGCCTGCTGGGCTTGGGGGAGGAGCGGTTTCGCTGGTGGGGCAACAACCTCACCAACCTGCTGGCCACTACCTTAGGGGGCGGGGTGGGTTTCTTAATCGACTCCTGA